The Hordeum vulgare subsp. vulgare chromosome 7H, MorexV3_pseudomolecules_assembly, whole genome shotgun sequence DNA window gtgtatgacgttggaacatctcgctagctatcttatgatcatgcaatggcaatatgagagtgacagcacaagttattagacagaacggtgggagttgcatggcaatatatctcggaatggctatgaaaatgccatagtaggtaggtatggtggctgttttgaggaaggcatatggtgggtttgtgcaccggcgaaagttgcgcggcactagagaggctagcaaaggtggaaggtgaaagtgcatctataccatggactcacattagtcatgaagaactcacatacttgttgcgaaagtttttattagtaatcaaaacaaagtgctaaacgcatactcctaggggaagggttggtaggtgttaaccatcgcgcgatcccgacctcaacacaaaggatgacaatcaatagatcaattatgctccgacttcctaacatagcggttcaccatacgtgcatgctacgggaatcactaacttcaacacaagtatttctagactcgcaacaccctactaacatagctcttaacatTACCAAatgcacgtctcaaaactaattgagaggaatcaagacttctctttctactcaatgcacatgaagatggaggtttttgtatcctctttgggtacctatcaactttgggactactttcatagcacaagccaactaccaagtcacggaccgtcgtgctctaaaagatataagtgaagcacatagagcaaaattatctagctcaaaagatataagtgaagcactatgagcattctagcaaaatcacgatgagtgcatgtctctctctctcaaaaaggtgtgcagcaaggatgattgtgacacaacaaaaataaaagactcctacgatacaagacgctccaagcaaaacacatatcatgtggtgaataaaaatatagctccaagtaatgttaccgatggattgaagacgaaagaggggatgccttcccggggcatccccaagcttaggctttttggtgtccttgaatttggcttgggatgccttgggcatccccaagctcgagctctttccactctttatctcatcgtccatgagaacatcacccaaaacttgaaaacttcacaacacaaaacttaaacagaaactcgtgatatcattagcacaagaaaacataacacaataccacctcttttggtactgtagcaaacttgaattctatctatattggtgttgggatactgtattctcacttttccatggctagtacccccccccccccccgatactaaccatagtttcatcaaaacaagcaaccaactcaacaaaaacagaatctatcaaaaacagatcagtctgtagcaatctgtatacttcgtatacttctggtacctcaaaaattctgaaaaattacgactgcctgggaaaaaggcatatcaaccagcagcaaaaaagaataaactcaaaatctctttctgaataaaaatgaaaaatcatctcatgagcgaaaagtttctgtctttttccagcaggatcaaacaaccatcaccaagactagtcataaaggtttttcttggctcaaacacaaaaagaaacacaaaaaacacaatcacaacagaattatgatggtgtggacgcaacaaaacagaaagaaaaatataaattcattgggttgcctcccaacaagcgctattgtttgacgcccttagctaggcattcaaagatgatcacacaaaagacaagaattgaagcacaacgagagcattataaggcatgtgaaaatcacatctaagtctgacatacttcctatgcataggaattttataggaaaacaaattgtcaagacaaccaatagctaccatatgcaaggaagaagaaagagacaagagcaatctcaagatcacgagaggtgatttagtgatatgaaaatttctaccacaatattttcctctctcataataattacatgtgggatcatattcgaattcaacgatttagctatcacataggatattattttcatgatccacatgcatgcaaagttggtgctcttcaaaaatagtgggattatcatcacctaaagtcatgacgtctccaaacccactttcaataaaattgcaaatatcatattcatcatgaggcttgaacaaattttcgagatcataagaaaaatcatcaccccaatcatgattattgcaacaagtagtggacatagcaaaactagcatccccaagcttagggttttgcatatttttggcaagattgtcactaatagaatttatagtgaaaccattgcaatcatgcttttcatccaaggagccctcgtgaatcacttcataaatttcttcctcacaattttcagattcacgcatctcaagcaaaactccataaggaTAATCTAGTGagaaaaactcactagcaattggttcaacatagttggacctcttgaaaagattagcaagtggatgaggatccatgtcactagattcttagcaagcgaagatgcaagcattttgaaggcacgtagcacacaagcaaaccgaaagcaagcgaagaaaaggcgaacgaaaaaggcaaattggtgaagtgggggagaggaaaacgagaggcaactagcaaacaaagtaaatgcaagagatgagtttgcgacacctacttggatgagttcttgacttgatcttccctcgcaacggcgccagaaattcttctgctacggcaacaaaagtccttccccggcagcgccaagaattcttcttgctacttctctttcttgcgtcggtttttcccttgaagaggaaagggtgatgcaacacaggagcaataagtatttccctcactttgagaaccaaggtatcaatccagtaggagaatctcgtcaagtccagagtacctgtgcaaacacaaaagagcttgcacccaacgctgaaagtgcaacgaagtaaaaagtgtaaggctgaaaatatggtgtggagtagacccgggggccatagtgttcactagaggcttctcttaaaatagcaaatatcgcagtgggtgaacaaattactgtcgagcaattgatagaaccgcgcaaattcatgacgatatctaaggcaatgatcatacatataggcatcacgtccgagacaagtagaccgatactttctgcatctactactattactccacacatcgaccgctatccagcatgcatctagtgtattgagttcatgacgaatagagtaacgccttaagcaagatgacatgatgtagagggataaactcaaaccaatgatgaaaaccccatctttttacccttgatggcaacaacacgatgcgtgcctcgctaccccttctatcactgggtgaggtcaccgcacggtatgaacccaaaaccaagcacttctcccattgcaagaatcatagatctagttggccaaacaaaacccacaactcgaagagaattacaaggatatgaaatcatgcataagaaagatcagaagaaactgaaataagattcatagataatctgatcataaatccacaattcatcggatctcgacaaacgcactgcAAAAGCAGATtatataggatagatctccacgaagatcatggagaactttgaattgaagatccaagagagagaagaagccaagtagttactagctatggacccgtaggtctatggtgaactactcacgcatcatcggagaggtcatggtgttgatgtagaagccctccgtatccgaatccccctccggcagggcaccaaaacgtgccccagatgggatcttgcggagacagaagcttgcgacggcggaaaagtactttcgatgatctcttgattttttatggaattttagggaatatataggcgcaaaacctagggcaaaggagcctcagggagcccacaagccagggggcgcggggcccctggccgcgccatgagggcttgtggggtccctggtggcccctgccctgattctccggcttccctatctttttctgttccggaaaaaatctttttggcagttttattccgtttgtacttagttcaaaatcctcctccgaaaggggtaaaaaacatgaaaaaaactggaactcgctcttggcactgagttaataagttagtcccaaaaaatatataaaaggcatgcaaaacatccaaagtttgacaaaataatagcatgaaactatcaaaaattataaatacgttggagacgtatcacttatcaTCCGCAATTCATTTCATTTGGTGGAGCTCCTTCTAGTGGCCTTGCACTTCCATCCGCGCCTCCTAGATCGATGCAGTAAACGAGGATAGCTCGGAAGCTTGATCCTTATTCTTCTGTTTAAGGATCTCACATTTAGTGACGACGTCCTTGAGATCTTGCTATACTTCAGAAACCCTTGCCTCATGCTTGTCATTGGCATACTTTGCCAACAACAGGTCAGCAACTGCTCGTTCGACCGCTGATTTCTGTTCGGCAGCTTCTTGCCCCGCCTTGTTCAGCTTGGCCTTGAGGTGCTCGACCTCCGCGGCGACAACTACAGTTGTCATAAAAACACCCCGCACTTAAGTATAAAAGCAACAATACCTTGTTTAAGTGAGGAAAATAATGATAGTACTCCAGTTCGGACTTACCTTGTGCGTCGTCGAACTGCTTGTTGAGAAGGTCGAGCTCCTCCTCGGAGCTCTTAAGCTTCTGATTCTTTTCTGCCAACTCCACGATGTTGGGGGCTACTGCCGAAGACAAGGCCTGTATAAGCAGTTCATATGTGTCAAACTCCCAAGTTATCGGATTTTGAACCCTGTGCCATGTTTTTCTTCCATCCTACTAGAGTCTTGGGGGCTATGACTCATTTTAAATATTACAAGTGCTTTCTCTGTACTATTTTGAGCCCCACATGAGTTTTTCAAACTCACACAGGGCTCGGGGGCGAATGAATATGGGTATTGCATATAAACCCATAAATTAAAATTACTTTGTAAAAAAATATTGCATAATTTATCTTGAAGCCCGTAATGGGTTGCCGAAAGCTTCCTTCAATCGGCTGTCGATAGATCGAATGCTTTGTAAAACTGCACCTAGAAGAGTGTGGTGTTCTTCGATGATGGAGGAGTCATTTAAACCCTCCTCCATCATGGAAAGCCACCCTATTTGGGCCTGCTCTGTTACGGGTGGCTCCGGGTGCGGCATTGCGGTTTCTCCTCTCGGAGAAGCCGGAGTAGACGACTCCGGAGGCTTGGAGGTCTCCGAAACTATCTTCAGGGAGAGCTCGGGGGGTATTGGGCTCCCCCTCTTTGCTTGCCGGAAGGGATTCACCCTCCTGGTCTTCGGCAACTGAGGTGTTAACCTCGGCCATGATATCATCACCACCGCCCCTTGTGTCCGGCTCTAGAAGGTTTTTTGGATACCACCTCCCCTCTCTCCTCGACAGCTGGTGGAAGGTATTGTGGGATAGGTCCCACTCTCTGCTAGTTCGACTGGTGAGGAGTCCCCTTTCGAGGCCTGGTCAGCCGGGAAGTCACACGACGGACTGCAATGGGAAAGGTATGTATACACTCAATAACAAAACCTTAATGCGGAAAAATGATATGACcttcatattcatacctttgcgaCGGGGGCTTGACCCTGGGGTTCCTTCAAGTAACCCTTTCAAAGGTCTCAAACTCCTCGGCGGAGTCCGAACCATCACTAAACAAGGCCACCTTGGCCCTGCATTGCCTTTTTGGGGCAGTGGGATGTAGATCTCCCTTGATGTCTTCGGACGCCGCCCTCTTCTTCGTGTGGGAGGAGTCACTCTCCTCCCCGCCCTCCTCTTGTTCTCCCTCAAGAGGAGAAGGGGCGTGTGTGTCTTCACATCTAGTGTTTGGAGGTCCTTTTGAGCGGAGGCCTCCTCGAGCCTCCTTCttatcttccttcttcttttccttcttctccggcACAACGTATGAATTTTCGACCAGCATGGCCATCACTAAGGTCGTCCTCGGGCCCTCGGGCAGCGGCATCGGGCAGTTGATCCGTTTGGATTTCTCCAGCCAGATCTGCGAATATGGAGGGAAAAGGGTTAAGAGCCTTATTAAAGGGAAATAACCAAACACAAATACTGGAATTTTACCATACCTCTCCCGGAGGGTGTGTGATGTCAAGGCTCGTGTCCTCCTCCCCGGGCGGCCAAGTTTTTTGCGGCTTGAATAACACCTTCCATAGTTTTGCTATTGGTAGTGCTGTAGAAGTGGTGCATGCCGACCGACTCTTTGGGATTGAAGGACCACATGGGGGTAGCCCGATATTGACAAGGGAGGAGGCGACGACGTAGCATGATGTGAACCACGTTGCTCAGTtcaatcttcttcttcaccagATGGGAGACACACCTCTGTAgtgactcctcctcctcgtctgacCCCCAATCGATTCCCTTCCTCGTCCATGGCACCAGTCTGGTAGGAGGTCCGGATCTAAATCTGGAGGGTGTTGCCCACTCTGTATCACGTAGTTTGGTGATGTACATCCACTCCTGCTGCCAAATCTTGACAGTGTCTATAAAAGAACTGTCCAACCATTGTACCAGGGGGCTTGCTAATCATCACTATCGTGCAGCATGCGTGCTCGCCGCTAACCACCTTCGGCTTTACATTGAAAACTTTCAACCATAAACCAAACTGGGGTTGGACCCGTAGAAAGGCCTCGTAGACGATGATAAAAGTCGAAATGTGCATCAAAGAGTTCTTGGGGAGGTCATGGAAATCCAACCCGTAGAAAACATCAAATCCCTTACAAAGGGGTGGAGTGGGAAGCCGAGGCCCCAGAGGAAGTGAGGTATGAACACCATCCTCTCACCTTCTTTTGGCGTGGGGATGACTTGACCCTTCTCTGGAGCGCGATGAACAATGTTGGTCGACAGGTAACCGGCACGCTTCAGCTCCGAGATGTCATTGTTTGTGACACGCGAGGCATCCCACTTGCCTTTAGAGCCCGAGCAGTCCATGACCAAATTCGGGAAGAGGTTTAAAGATATTGGGGGCAGAATGAGCTTGGGAGCTTGGAGCTCAGAAGATTAGGGAAGGCAATGGTGAAGCGAGATCTAAAAGGTGTATGGAGGATGTGGTGGTAGTTTACCTTTTATAAACTGTCGTAATACCAAGAGCCCCTTTTGTGCACCGTGAACCTCACCACTTCTCGATATATCGTGCAGTTATGCGCGCATGGGATAGCCCAAATCATAAACTGTATCCCCTAAAAAGCGGGGCATGATCTTCATATTGATGGAACGTGCCAATGAAAAAGTTGCCTCCAACCGTGAATTGAGTTTTTGTAACTGGTTAGCGGTCATGACCGTCTGCGATCTTTCGCTAAAAAGTTATCACACAGAAGCATTGTTCACACTCGAACGATTGGCCTTTGAGGCTAAATAACACATATTGTTTGGAAACAGGGAAATCATTGGTGGGCGAACTAATACTGGCCAAACATAAATGGGGAGAGGAACTCGCCCCGCAAGccgaagaccttggacgcaagaaGCTGCTAGGAATCAAGACTATGGCGTTGGTGGCCAGTTCAGGGGTCACTGAGGGAGTAcaagactaaggggtcctcgggtcgCTGACCTATCTTCACAGGATGGACTCATGGGCTGCCCTATGATTATCATTGAAGGGCCAAACTATAAGACGACACCGTGTCCAGAAAGTAATTTTCCGAAGCCTTGGTGTatgctccaagtcaagatgataatATCGACATGTTTCTTCCCGGATGTAaccgacattgtgtaaccctaggtacccctagtatttatataaaccagagggttttagtCTGTAAGGCAGATCGGGATTAAGATCAATACCGCACAGCCTAGCCAATCATAGGCACGACCCATCAAGCCAACCTCTTCGTAGTAAGCCGActacccgaggaccccttaatttcGAACTCCCTCACCCATCACCTCCATGTACTACAAGAGAACAACAAAGGCGTAGAAAGAGATCAACAAACGGCGCATACATCGGTGTCTACTTTGTTGTAGCCCACGTCATGGGGGCGGCGATGGCAGCCAAAACCCTAGCAAGATCGCATGTGCGATTAGCCAGCTATTTGTTACAAGTGACACTAACCTCTTACACATTTAAGCTTGGGCTGAAATAACGTGAATTGTAACATAAGGCTACTTGTATATGGTATTATATTTGCATAGTATCATCAATTAGTATGTACtttcttcgttcctaaatataagtccttttaaagatttcattagaggatttacggagcaaaatgagtgaatcttcaCTCTAAAGTATATTTATATGCATCCATATGCGGTCTTATAATGAAACCTCTAGAAAaacatatatttaggaacggagggagtagacgaTACCGTGCATAACATTTCTTATAATACAATATCTATCTGTGTTAACTCTTTTTTCTTAGTTGTTTGCCATATCAACGTgtttgctactccctccgtttctaaatatttttttaaagaacaTACTAGGAATCATATATAGATGTATATTGACATaatttaaaatgtagattcatccattttgTTTTACATAAAATAAATAGTTCATagtaaaaattctaaaaaaattatatttaagaacgaagggagtagtctCTGTGCTTGATACCTGCTAAAATACCGTCACTGTGGCCAGCGTAAACTCCATGCGCTGTCATCAGCAGTTGATCTTTTATCGAGATTTTTCCATTTTAATTAATGAAAGGGGCGTTTTCCGTAATGACTTCTCCTGAATGGCTGAATCGTGGAAAAGGAAGAAGGGGAAAGAATATGAGAAAGAAACAGGCGACGCCGGGCTAGAGCACGCTAGGCGACGTGCGGGCGCCGAATTATTTAGTCACGGGCAGGGACAGCGAAACAACCGTACGCCGCTTAAACCGCACAGAAACGACCATATCTCGGGCCCCATCCCGTCCCCTGCGTTGGAGTTTTCCGCCACCGCTGCCGGTGACGAAACACTCGTGGAATCCATATCCACACATTTTCGCCGGTCGCGAGGTGCGCCTTGTCCCGCGCCGCCGCCCACCCAATTCCCATCTACACCTCGCTCGCTCGCTCATCACTGTCTCCCCGATgcgcaccatcatcaccgtcacctGCGACCAGCCTCGTGCCCATCCACCGCGCATCGGAGCGCACAGTGTCGTGTCAAAGTCCGGGCTTGTCGCCTTGCCTCCGTCCCCTCCCtcctctcaccatcttccacgcgggCCCACTACCCACCGGCTGCCGTGCCGCCTCCCAGAGAAAAAACGAGCTCAAATCCGCTGTTTTCTTCTCTTCCTTTTTCCCGACTTGCTCTGCTTGTTCGGACCTGGCCATTTATGCGCGGACACACGTTTTTGTCAGCACTAATCAACGCCAGCGGGGCCGATCGTTGCTGATTCCGCATCCCGATCCACGGCTCCCTCAAGGGTCGTCCTCGTCACTTCGACTCCTCTCGCGGCCGGTTCATTGCTTGCCTCCAAGAAACCGTCGGCTTGGCCTCTCATTCCCCTCCCAAATCCGTCCTGTTAATAGGCCGAGCTCGGCTTCTTGCATTAGGCTCTCGGGGCTGCTGCTCGCTGCGGATTCCAGTGTTGATTCGGGTTGGAGCTTTGGGGCAGGTGCTGCAGGCAATGGCGGAGGTGCGGAGCCGGGTGCGGGGGTTCCTGCGGAACCGGTGGCTGGTGTTCGTGGCGGCGATGTGGATGCAGTCGGTCGCCGGGGTGGGGTACCTGTTCGGCAGCCTCTCGCCGGCGATCAAGTCCTCGCTGGGGTACAACCAGCGCCAGGTGGCCAGCCTCGGCGTCGCCAAGGATCTGGGCGACAGCGTCGGCTTCCTCGCCGGCACGCTCTGCGCCGTGCTGCCGCTCTGGGCCGCGCTCCTCATCGGCGCCGCGCAGAACCTCGTCGGATACGGCTGGGTCTGGCTCGCCGTCACACACCGCGTCCCCGTGCCACCGCTCTGGGCGGTAAGATCCGTTTCCTTGCCCTCCAATCATTTAGTCCTCCCATTTCTTTCTCCTTTCTGCAATTCCAATGCTTGCATGGCCGCATCAAACCTTGCTGTTCTTGGTACGAAAATTCGCTGTGACTTTTGTGCTAAAATGAAGCGTGCACGATGCTTTAATGGAAGAAACTCATGTTCTACTGTGCTTCGTATCATTAAGCTGTACCTCCGGACTTCATGTCTCCTTATGCCACTAGTGAACGGAGCACGCATACTAACTGCACGCCTGTCTCCAATGATGGAGAGTCGCTATTCGGTCGAGTTCCTTGTTTCGGAATACCGTTGCTGTTGGACTTCAATGCTTTCTTGTTCCTCCAAGATGTTGAAAGTTATGTTCAGAAATATTTGACAGATTTTTATTTGTTGGCTCAAAACAGTTAAAACTGTTTCTGCCGTGTGTACTAAGAATATTCTAACGCGCAGCATGTCGAATATGCTTCCGAGTCATCGGTGTGCACCTATATTATTCTTCCAAAGTGTTAGTGGTCGCTTTCTCGCTTCCCATGTGTCTTCAGTTAACTTTCATTATGTAATATCCTGAAAAGCACTGAGGTTGATATAGTTCATAGTATCAACTAACAATGTTCAACCTGAATTTTTCACTCTGTACTGCTATTATCAGCCTGTCTAATACAGCCGCAacagaatgacctagaaattctaGTTAAACAAGTGAACTAACATCCCCATTGAGTTTCCAAGAGTAGGATTGTGAGTTAATAATTtgctatgtgaaatctcaaagcaACAGAGGATGACTCCCGTCTTCAGTAAAATACTGAAAACACAGAATTAGTGTCATTGGCTGTCTGTGAAGGTGGAGACTTAATATTCATTTGTACTTCTAATTTTAAAAGCACTGAATTCCATGTCCTCATTTCTATTTGTGGCATTTGGGAACTTGGACCATTCCATAATTTCCGTATTATCTAATCTGACCTTTGTGTCAGAGTACATTCTTATTCCTTAAATTAGATTTGTTGGCTCTTGCACTAAAATTCCCCGTCTTTCCGCAGATGTGCATGCTAATTTTTGTTGGAAATAATGGTGAGACATACTTCAATACTGCTGCACTCGTCTCATGTGTTCAGAACTTTCCCAAGAACCGTGGGCCAATCGTTGGTATCCTCAAGGGATTTGCTGGTTTGAGTGGTGCAATCTTAACACAGGTTTATGCAATAATGCACTCGCCTGATGATGCTGCACTGATATTCATGGTTGCTGTTGGCCCAACAATGGTAGTCATCGCTTTAATGTTCATTGTTAGACCAGTTAATGGTCACAGACAAGTACGGCCGTCTGATGGTACAAGTTTCACGTTTGTATACAGCGTCTGTTTAGTCTTGGCCGCCTATCTGATGGGTGTGATGCTGCTGGAAGACCTTGTTGGCTTGAGCCACTCATTGACAATCCTGTGTACCATCATTCTAATGGTTCTTTTGCTAATCCCAATAGTCATCCCTGTAATGCTCAGTTTCTTCTCAAATGACGACGAGAGTGCCTATACAGCACTGTTAACATCACCTCGGAGAGAAGAAGCAAGTGGTTCAGTATCGTCTGAAGAGCAAGAAGTTATACTCAGCGAGGTGGAGGAGCAAAAGCCAAAAGAAATTGATCTACTTCCAGCCTCTGAGAGGCAAAAGAGGATTGCTGAATTGCAGGCTAAGCTATTCCAGGCAGCCGCTGTTG harbors:
- the LOC123410435 gene encoding protein NUCLEAR FUSION DEFECTIVE 4-like → MAEVRSRVRGFLRNRWLVFVAAMWMQSVAGVGYLFGSLSPAIKSSLGYNQRQVASLGVAKDLGDSVGFLAGTLCAVLPLWAALLIGAAQNLVGYGWVWLAVTHRVPVPPLWAMCMLIFVGNNGETYFNTAALVSCVQNFPKNRGPIVGILKGFAGLSGAILTQVYAIMHSPDDAALIFMVAVGPTMVVIALMFIVRPVNGHRQVRPSDGTSFTFVYSVCLVLAAYLMGVMLLEDLVGLSHSLTILCTIILMVLLLIPIVIPVMLSFFSNDDESAYTALLTSPRREEASGSVSSEEQEVILSEVEEQKPKEIDLLPASERQKRIAELQAKLFQAAAVGAVRVKRRKGPRRGEDFTLLQAMIKADFWLLFLSLLLGSGSGLTVIDNLGQMSQSLGFEDSHIFVSMISIWNFLGRISGGFFSEIIVKDYAYPRAIALATAQLFMAIGHFIFAMGWPGTMYIGTLLIGLGYGAHWAIVPAAASELFGVKNFGALYNFLTVANPAGSLVFSGIIASGIYDYEARKQANHNHNSTLLGMVSDVAPVLKCEGSICFFISSLIMSGFCIIAAVLSLILVHRTKIVYTNLYGKPRT